The DNA window CCTTGAAGATCCAGACCTTGACGCCGCAGGTGCCGAACGTGGTGAACGCGGTCGCCACGCCGTAATCGATGTCGGCGCGCAGCGTGTGCAGGGGAACGCGACCTTCGCGATACCATTCCATGCGCGCGATTTCGGCGCCGCCGAGACGGCCCGAGCAGTTGATACGAATGCCCTCGGCGCCAAGGCGCATCGCCGACTGCACCGCCCGCTTCATGGCGCGGCGGAACGCGACACGGCGCTCGAGCTGCTGGGCAATCGATTCGGCGACCAGCGTGGCGTCGAGCTCCGGCTTGCGGATCTCGACGATGTTGATGACGACGTCCGAGGCGGTGATATCGGCAACCCGCTTGCGCAGCTTGTCGATGTCGGCGCCCTTCTTGCCGATCACGACGCCGGGGCGCGCCGAGTGGATCGTCACGCGGCACTTCTTGTGCGGGCGCTCGATCACAATCCTGGCGACGGCCGCCTGCTTCAGTTCCTTGTGCAGGATCTCGCGGATCTTGA is part of the Bradyrhizobium erythrophlei genome and encodes:
- the rpsC gene encoding 30S ribosomal protein S3 translates to MGQKINPIGLRLGINRTWDSRWFAGKNEYGKLLHEDVKIREILHKELKQAAVARIVIERPHKKCRVTIHSARPGVVIGKKGADIDKLRKRVADITASDVVINIVEIRKPELDATLVAESIAQQLERRVAFRRAMKRAVQSAMRLGAEGIRINCSGRLGGAEIARMEWYREGRVPLHTLRADIDYGVATAFTTFGTCGVKVWIFKGEILEHDPMAQDKKMAEGDNTRPRRDAA